From one Lycium ferocissimum isolate CSIRO_LF1 chromosome 7, AGI_CSIRO_Lferr_CH_V1, whole genome shotgun sequence genomic stretch:
- the LOC132062572 gene encoding uncharacterized protein LOC132062572, whose amino-acid sequence MDSSRITLRPYRSTDVDDLLSWASDDRVTRSIHFTTLTSKEDALTFIDKSSIPWRRSICIDDRSIGIMVARPGSGDDRCRAEIGYALAAEYWGQGITPMAVKLAIPLIFKEFPEIVRLQALSDAENKASHRVLEKAGFIKEGMFRKYFYFKGEIKDVVLYSFLSTDSIPT is encoded by the exons ATGGATTCATCAAGAATCACTCTCCGTCCATATAGATCAACGGACGTTGATGATCTACTCTCATGGGCATCCGATGATCGCGTAACTCGCTCCATCCATTTCACTACTTTGACTTCCAAAGAAGATGCGTTGACCTTCATCGACAAGTCCTCCATCCCCTGGCGTCGATCTATATGCATCGATGACCGTTCGATTGGGATCATGGTGGCACGGCCTGGATCAGGCGATGACAG GTGTCGAGCGGAGATAGGATATGCTTTAGCTGCTGAGTACTGGGGACAAGGGATTACACCCATGGCTGTGAAGTTGGCAATTCCTCTAATTTTTAAGGAGTTTCCTGAAATAGTAAGGTTGCAAGCATTATCTGATGCTGAGAATAAGGCATCACATAGGGTGTTGGAAAAGGCTGGGTTTATTAAGGAGGGTATGTTTAGAAAGTATTTTTACTTTAAAGGTGAAATTAAGGATGTTGTACTTTATAGTTTTCTTTCCACTGACTCTATACCTACATAA